A genome region from Arachis duranensis cultivar V14167 chromosome 8, aradu.V14167.gnm2.J7QH, whole genome shotgun sequence includes the following:
- the LOC107460504 gene encoding probable pectinesterase/pectinesterase inhibitor 61: protein MEYGRLGPTDLSRADETPVNRPRSSTTANTKIILFSLLAIVLIVASAISAVLVTVVRSRASTDDGRLKEPTLAGKPTQAISRTCSRTRFPDLCVNSLLDFPGSTAATERDLVHISFNMTLQHFTKALYISAAISSSGVYASMDPRSRAAYDDCLELLDESVDAIARSLTTVSPSGASPGGTVRPLGSSSDDVLTWLSAALTNQETCAEGMEGASGAVKSQMANNLKDLSELVSNCLAIFSASGAGDDFSGVPIQNRRRLMAMRKEEVEEKEDFPKWLSKRDRRLLSLPVSAVQADVIVSKDGNGSVKTIAEAIKKVPEYGNRRFVIYIKAGRYEEDNLKVGRKKTNVMIIGDGKGKTVITGGRNVLQEMTTFHTASFAASGSGFIARDMTFENYAGPAKHQAVALRLSSDHAVVYRCNVIGYQDTCYVHSNRQFFRECDIYGTVDFIFGNAAVVFQNCSLYARKPMPQQKNTITAQNRKDPNQNTGISIHNCRILATSDLEASKGSFPTYLGRPWKMYARTVYMISYIGDHVHPRGWLEWNTSNFALDTCYYGEYMNFGPGAAIGQRVKWAGYRIITSTVEASRFTVGQFISGSSWLPSTGVAFISGLST from the exons ATGGAGTACGGGAGGCTTGGTCCTACTGACTTATCTCGTGCCGATGAAACTCCGGTTAATAGGCCGAGATCCTCTACAACTGCCAACACCAAAATTATACTCTTCTCGCTTCTTGCAATTGTTCTCATTGTCGCTTCTGCCATCTCCGCCGTACTTGTTACCGTCGTCCGATCTCGCGCTTCCACCGACGACGGACGATTAAAGGAACCTACTCTCGCGGGCAAACCGACGCAGGCCATCTCACGCACCTGCAGCAGGACAAGGTTCCCGGACCTCTGCGTTAACTCGCTTCTCGATTTTCCGGGATCCACGGCGGCGACGGAGCGGGACTTAGTCCACATTTCCTTCAACATGACGCTGCAGCACTTTACTAAAGCGCTCTACATCTCCGCTGCGATTTCTTCCTCCGGTGTGTACGCCTCCATGGATCCACGCTCCCGTGCCGCATACGACGACTGCCTTGAGCTTCTCGACGAGTCCGTGGACGCCATAGCAAGATCTCTCACTACAGTCTCTCCCTCCGGCGCATCTCCCGGCGGCACTGTACGACCGCTTGGATCGTCCTCGGACGACGTGCTCACGTGGCTGAGCGCCGCGCTTACAAACCAGGAGACGTGTGCCGAGGGGATGGAAGGCGCCTCCGGCGCCGTGAAGAGCCAGATGGCGAACAACCTGAAGGACTTGTCGGAGCTGGTGAGTAACTGTTTGGCGATATTCTCGGCTTCCGGTGCCGGCGACGACTTCTCCGGTGTCCCCATACAGAACCGGCGAAGGTTGATGGCAATGCGAAAGGAAGAggtggaggagaaggaggattTCCCTAAGTGGCTGAGTAAAAGAGATAGGAGGTTGTTGAGTTTACCGGTTTCGGCCGTACAGGCGGATGTCATCGTCTCAAAGGACGGTAACGGCTCCGTCAAGACCATCGCCGAAGCCATTAAGAAGGTTCCGGAGTACGGTAACCGGCGATTTGTTATTTACATAAAGGCAGGAAG GTACGAAGAGGACAATTTAAAGGTGGGACGGAAGAAAACAAACGTCATGATCATCGGGGACGGCAAGGGCAAGACGGTCATCACGGGCGGTAGAAACGTTTTGCAGGAAATGACCACATTTCATACTGCATCCTTTG CTGCGAGTGGCTCTGGATTCATCGCAAGAGACATGACATTCGAGAACTACGCGGGCCCAGCGAAGCACCAAGCGGTGGCTCTCCGCCTCAGTTCAGACCACGCGGTGGTTTACCGGTGCAACGTCATAGGCTACCAAGACACATGCTACGTTCACTCAAACCGTCAATTCTTCAGAGAATGCGACATATACGGTACCGTAGACTTCATATTCGGCAACGCCGCAGTGGTATTCCAGAACTGCAGCCTCTACGCTCGAAAGCCCATGCCCCAACAAAAAAACACAATAACGGCCCAAAACAGAAAAGACCCGAATCAGAACACAGGCATTTCGATCCATAACTGTCGGATCCTAGCCACGTCAGATCTCGAGGCATCAAAGGGTAGCTTCCCAACTTATCTGGGCCGTCCATGGAAAATGTACGCTAGGACCGTATACATGATATCATACATCGGTGATCACGTGCATCCACGTGGATGGTTAGAGTGGAACACAAGCAATTTTGCACTGGACACGTGTTACTACGGTGAGTACATGAATTTTGGGCCGGGTGCTGCCATCGGTCAACGGGTTAAATGGGCTGGGTATCGGATCATCACGTCCACCGTGGAAGCAAGCAGATTCACGGTGGGCCAATTCATTTCAGGCTCCTCGTGGTTGCCGTCCACCGGAGTGGCTTTTATTTCTGGCCTATCAACCTGA